Proteins encoded by one window of Cylindrospermum stagnale PCC 7417:
- the moaC gene encoding cyclic pyranopterin monophosphate synthase MoaC, with protein sequence MTQENFPTNFANLTHLDHEGEAQMVDVSGKAPTVRQAVATAQVRMLPATFAAIQAGNAPKGDVLATARLAGIMAAKQTSNLIPLCHPLPLQKITVEVTANPQLPGYQIYATVKTKAETGVEMEALTAVSIAALTLYDMAKALEKSIQIESIRLVSKTGGKSGDYTPPEL encoded by the coding sequence ATGACGCAAGAGAATTTTCCAACTAATTTTGCCAACCTCACTCATCTAGACCACGAGGGAGAAGCACAGATGGTGGACGTGTCTGGTAAAGCGCCCACCGTCCGCCAAGCAGTAGCCACAGCCCAAGTGCGAATGCTGCCAGCCACCTTCGCCGCCATTCAAGCCGGAAATGCTCCGAAAGGAGATGTATTGGCAACTGCCAGGTTAGCTGGGATTATGGCAGCCAAGCAAACATCTAATTTGATTCCCCTGTGTCATCCGTTGCCCTTGCAAAAAATTACAGTCGAGGTGACAGCCAATCCCCAACTACCTGGTTATCAAATTTATGCCACAGTCAAAACCAAAGCCGAAACAGGTGTGGAAATGGAAGCTTTAACCGCCGTTTCGATTGCGGCTTTGACTTTGTACGATATGGCGAAAGCCTTAGAAAAATCGATTCAAATTGAATCAATTCGTTTGGTAAGTAAGACTGGCGGGAAATCTGGAGATTA
- a CDS encoding C40 family peptidase, with product MSFNLKSKIPNSESGEHQCLADLNLYDSPECIRLATQAAAGRHLRVTSNHQDSAVEVYLCEDDYPGWVSVTDLGLLQRATVAYQAPIFSESEVKKLLPLAIAFTQKAMPQSNYYLWGGTVGPNYDCSGLMQAAFASVGIWLPRDAYQQEGFTQPITIGELQPGDLVFFGTPQKATHVGLYLADHRYIHSSGKDYGRNGIGIDVLSEQGDAVSQSYYQQLRGAGRVVKSYEPQRR from the coding sequence ATGTCCTTTAATCTAAAATCTAAAATCCCAAATTCCGAATCGGGTGAGCACCAGTGTCTTGCTGACCTAAATTTATATGATTCTCCTGAATGTATCCGCTTGGCAACTCAAGCTGCTGCTGGGCGACATTTACGGGTAACATCAAATCATCAGGATTCAGCGGTTGAGGTGTATTTGTGCGAGGATGACTATCCAGGGTGGGTATCGGTTACCGATTTGGGTTTATTACAAAGAGCTACTGTAGCTTACCAAGCTCCCATATTTTCTGAATCGGAAGTTAAAAAACTGCTACCGTTGGCGATCGCCTTTACTCAAAAAGCGATGCCACAATCTAATTATTACCTTTGGGGTGGGACTGTCGGGCCAAATTACGACTGTTCTGGGTTGATGCAAGCGGCTTTTGCCTCGGTGGGGATTTGGTTACCGAGAGATGCTTATCAGCAAGAAGGCTTCACCCAACCAATTACCATAGGCGAATTACAACCAGGGGATCTAGTATTTTTTGGAACTCCCCAAAAAGCCACCCATGTAGGATTGTATTTGGCTGATCATCGCTATATCCATAGTTCCGGGAAAGATTACGGTCGCAATGGTATTGGGATTGATGTGCTTTCGGAACAGGGAGATGCCGTGAGTCAGTCATACTATCAGCAGCTGCGAGGTGCTGGCAGAGTTGTTAAGAGTTACGAACCACAGAGACGCTGA
- a CDS encoding glycosyltransferase family 2 protein: MRSGLISENLAGENGAIFVKIPDVSVVVPVRDEVESLPLLLEAIANSVSASGLSYEIICVDDGSTDGSAQLLKQQAQIRHDLKAVILRKNYGQTAAMAAGFNYAAGKAIVTLDADLQNDPDDIPMLLAKLEEGYDLVSGWRHKRQDAAVSRLLPSKIANWLIGKITGVVLHDYGCSLKAYRSELAADMNLYGELHRFLPALAFIEGARITEIPVRHHARRFGRSKYGIWRTFRVLMDLLTISFMKKFLTRPMHVFGLLGLSSMVSGLGIGIYLTFLKLAFGAMIGNRPLLILAVLLLVTGVQLFSFGLLAELLMRTYHESQGRPIYRVREVVAQNAK, from the coding sequence ATGAGGAGTGGGTTGATTTCTGAAAATCTGGCTGGGGAGAATGGGGCAATTTTTGTCAAGATCCCAGACGTTTCCGTGGTGGTGCCGGTGCGTGATGAGGTGGAAAGTTTGCCGCTGTTGCTGGAGGCGATCGCTAATAGTGTGAGCGCTAGTGGGTTGAGTTATGAAATTATCTGTGTGGATGATGGTTCTACAGATGGTTCTGCCCAATTGCTCAAGCAACAAGCGCAAATCCGCCATGATTTAAAAGCGGTGATTTTGCGGAAAAATTACGGACAAACTGCCGCTATGGCTGCGGGGTTTAATTATGCAGCCGGAAAAGCGATCGTCACTTTAGATGCTGATCTCCAAAATGACCCAGATGATATCCCCATGTTATTAGCCAAGTTAGAGGAAGGCTATGATTTGGTTAGTGGTTGGCGGCATAAACGTCAAGATGCAGCTGTTTCCCGGTTACTCCCTTCTAAAATTGCCAACTGGCTAATTGGCAAGATCACTGGGGTAGTGTTGCATGATTATGGCTGTTCCCTCAAAGCCTATCGGTCAGAATTGGCAGCAGATATGAACCTCTATGGAGAACTGCACCGATTTTTACCAGCTTTGGCTTTCATTGAAGGGGCAAGAATTACAGAAATCCCCGTGCGTCATCATGCCCGTCGCTTTGGTCGCAGTAAGTATGGCATCTGGCGGACATTTCGCGTCTTGATGGATTTGTTAACTATCTCCTTTATGAAAAAGTTCCTCACACGCCCAATGCACGTTTTTGGGCTTTTGGGCTTAAGTTCAATGGTTTCCGGCTTGGGGATAGGAATATATTTGACCTTCCTCAAATTGGCTTTTGGTGCGATGATTGGCAATCGCCCTTTGCTAATTTTGGCGGTGCTGCTGCTGGTAACTGGAGTGCAGCTATTTAGCTTCGGTCTTTTGGCAGAATTACTCATGCGTACCTACCATGAATCCCAAGGAAGACCCATCTATCGCGTGCGGGAGGTAGTGGCACAAAATGCTAAGTAA
- a CDS encoding MFS transporter, whose protein sequence is MKIFQNFDTHLRQNLLILFTAGLLFWSSMAALLPTLPLYIESVGGSKQQIGLVIGSFAIGLLLFRPMLGRLADQRGRKFILLIGAIVATIAPFGYIAFRSLSLLILVRIFHGISIAAFTTGYTALVADLAPVKNRGEIIGYMSLVTPIGLAIGPALGGYFQAAAGDQVLFLLAAELAFVAVLGIAQMTNPPVQTQMKTAGKDSQFWQILISPRVRVPSAVMLLVGVSLGSVHTFVALFIKSTGVDLNAGLFFTAAAISSFVIRLFAGRVSDRVGRGLFITCSIIAYTLASLILWQANSAIAFLLAAIAEGCGGGTLISMITTMMADRSLPQERGRIFAISIAGLDLGMAIAAPLLGAVAELVGYRNMFGYGAVLTFVALLIFLTQSSKGFLNSLRFSLGRGQDAYALNK, encoded by the coding sequence TTGAAAATTTTTCAGAATTTTGATACCCATCTGCGGCAGAATCTGCTGATTTTATTTACAGCAGGTTTATTATTCTGGTCTAGTATGGCGGCGTTGTTACCAACTTTACCCCTTTACATTGAGTCCGTGGGGGGAAGCAAACAACAAATTGGCCTTGTCATCGGCAGTTTCGCCATCGGACTGTTGCTGTTTCGCCCCATGTTGGGACGGCTAGCAGACCAACGTGGACGCAAATTTATTTTGTTGATTGGTGCAATTGTGGCGACGATCGCACCCTTTGGCTATATAGCATTCAGATCACTTTCTCTCTTGATTTTGGTGCGGATCTTTCATGGTATTAGCATCGCCGCTTTTACCACTGGCTACACCGCCTTGGTAGCAGATTTAGCTCCGGTCAAAAATCGTGGTGAAATCATTGGTTATATGAGTCTAGTGACTCCCATTGGTTTAGCAATTGGCCCTGCCTTGGGAGGTTATTTCCAGGCTGCGGCTGGTGATCAAGTCTTATTTTTGTTAGCTGCTGAATTGGCTTTTGTGGCGGTGTTGGGTATAGCCCAAATGACCAATCCACCCGTACAAACACAGATGAAAACAGCGGGTAAGGATAGTCAATTTTGGCAAATTCTGATCAGTCCACGGGTGAGGGTGCCATCTGCGGTTATGTTGCTAGTTGGTGTGTCGCTGGGGTCTGTGCATACTTTTGTGGCCTTATTTATCAAATCAACGGGAGTGGATTTGAATGCTGGGTTATTTTTCACCGCTGCGGCCATCTCTAGTTTTGTGATCAGGCTGTTTGCCGGTCGGGTAAGCGATCGCGTTGGTCGTGGATTGTTTATCACTTGCAGCATCATTGCTTACACTTTGGCATCATTAATATTATGGCAAGCCAACAGCGCGATCGCATTCTTGCTAGCAGCGATCGCTGAAGGCTGCGGCGGTGGGACGCTGATTTCCATGATTACTACCATGATGGCAGACCGCTCACTCCCCCAAGAAAGAGGGCGAATTTTTGCCATCTCCATCGCTGGATTGGATTTGGGAATGGCGATCGCTGCCCCGCTTCTCGGTGCTGTCGCTGAACTTGTCGGCTACCGCAATATGTTTGGTTACGGTGCAGTTTTAACTTTTGTGGCACTGCTAATCTTTCTCACCCAATCCAGCAAAGGCTTTCTCAATTCCCTGCGCTTTTCCCTTGGTCGTGGTCAAGATGCCTATGCCTTAAACAAATAG